In Aerococcaceae bacterium zg-252, the genomic window CGGTAGACAGTATTTATTATTTTGGAACGCATTTTTAATAGAGTAATTTGCTCCTTACTTGTGTATTTACTCAAGTAGGGGGTTTTTAGTATGTATGCAGCATTAGATGAGGAAAATAATTTAATTTATGCACAGCAATTACAGTCACCATCAGGACGCTATGTTTGTCCGAAATGTCAACAGCCAGTAATCGTTAAAATGAGTAAAAAGCAGAAGTATTATTTTGCTCATCTTGAAGCTTGTCAATTGGCTGGACGAGCAATGAAACGACAAGGTGAGAGTCAACAACATCAAGCTGTAAAAACATTATTAGCTCAAGGATATGGCGGTGCACAGATTGAATATTGGCTTGATACGATTCAACAACAAGTTGATGTATGGTATGCAACAGAGCCGCCGATGATATTGGAGTTTCAAAAGTCAAAAATAAACGAAGAGATATTACAGAAGCGACATCAAGCGTATCGAACGGTAACACCGTATGTCTATTGGTTTGGTGATAATGCTGAGTGGCAAAGGTCGAAATTATCAAAGTGGCAAAAGCAATTGCTTTACTATCATCACTCATACGGCTATCATGGCTATGCTGTGGATATTTCAATGCAGGAAATTATTATTTATACCCATTTACCGATAATTTACTGTGCAGAATCTTGGCACTGTTGTCAGACTGTCATTTCGGAGATGAAACAATTACCGTCTGTTTTAACTAGTTCACCTTTACCGAATGCCACGAAACTTCATTATCGTACAAAACGAGATGTTCAGCCAAATCGTTTAAGACAAAGTTTGATGCAGGCAGAACTATATTTTCCTTTTCTCAATGGGTTACGAAAGCAGGGGGTTACTTTATATGATTTACCAGAATGGGTATTTGCTCACACATGGGAATGCTTGTTAATTGCTACACCAACTTGGCAATTATTCGGACTGGTTTGGCTCTATTTATATCGTCAAGCACCTAATGATTGTATTACATTTGAAGAGCTTAAAGAGCAGTTGAATGTATTAGTGGAGCAGCAACAGATTCAACTCTTGTCTATGCCGCTGGTTAATAAGGATAAGATAGATGATTTAACGCAGGCACTTATTCAATGTTTTGCTTATTTTGGGCATTTGGAAAGAAAAGAAAAAAATGTTTGGTTTGTCAAACATGATTAGCTATGTTAAACTTTGATTATAAATTAATTAGTGAGTTTGAGGATAAGTAAAGACAGTTGACAGTGACGATGATTTTGTCGGTGGGCTGGTTTTACTTTGAATCTCGAATTATCATAGTATGGAGGAATGACAGTGAGTACTTTAAAAACTCGTGAAGAAATGGACGTACAATACACTTGGGATTTATCAAGTATGTTTGAGTCAGACGCTGAACAAGAGGCTGAATTAGAAACGATTAAAGCCTTATTACCAGAAGTAGCAGCATTGTCTGGTACATTATCTCAAAGCAGTGAGCATTTAGCAGATGCGATTGATGCTTATTTGGCATTATCACGCAAAATATCAAAAGCCTATGTGTATGCACATTTAAAAAATGACCAAGATACAGCCAATGCAACTTACCAAGAATTAAATGCTCGTACTTTACAATTATATAGTCAAGTTGAAGAAGCAACAGCCTTTTTCTCACCTGAAATTAATAGTATCGAAGAAGAAACATTAAAAGCATTTATCGAGGGTAATGAACGTTTACAAGCTTATGCTCAATTTTTAGATAACATCACTCGTAAACGTGCACATGTGTTATCAAAAGAAGCTGAAACATTATTAGCACAAGCTGGAGAAATTTTCCAAGGTGCAAGTAGTACATTCAGTTTGTTAAATAATGCTGATTTAGTATTCCCTGAAATTGAAGATGAAAATGGCAATAAAGTTCAATTATCACATAGCTTATATGGAAAATTGTTAGAAAGCTCAAATCGTCGTGTGCGTAAAGATACTTTTGAACAATTTTACTCTGTCTACAATCAATTTAAAAACACAATGGCATCAGTATTATCTAATAATATTAAAGTCAATAATTTTAATGCGAAAGTTCGTGGCTTTAATTCTGCACGCCATGCAGCTTTGTTTAATAATAATGTACCAGAATCTGTTTACGATACATTATTAGATACAGTTGGGAAACGTTTGAACTTATTACATCGCTATACAGCGTTACGTCAACAATTATTAGGTATTGATGACTTACAAATGTATGATATGTATACTCCATTATTAGGCGAAGCACCAATTGAAATGACATATGATGAAGCAAAAGAAATCACTATGAAGGCATTGGCGCCATTAGGTGAAGAGTATTTAGCGATTATGGAAGAAGCATTTAATGAGCGTTGGATTGATTTATATGAAAACAAAGGTAAACGCAGTGGTGCTTACTCATCTGGTATGTATGATACAAAACCATATATTTTAATGAATTGGCAAGATAATGTTAATTGGTTATATACATTAGTGCATGAATTAGGTCATAGTGCCCATAGCTATTTAACACATAAATATCAACCGTATGTATATGGTAATTACTCAATTTTCTTAGCTGAAATTGCGTCAACTACGAATGAGAACTTGTTGACAGCCTATTTATTAGATAAATACGAAGATCCAGCAGTACGTTTATATATTTTAAACCATTTCTTAGATGGATTAAAAGGAACTATCTTCCGTCAAACACAATTTGCAGAGTTTGAACACTTTATGTATACATCAGATGCAGCTGGACAACCATTGACACAGCAATTCTTATCGGATAATTATCGTGAATTGAATAAGAAATATTATGGTGACGCTGTAAATTCAGATTCTGAAATTGCATTAGAATGGTCAAGAATCCCACATTTCTACTATAATTACTATGTATTCCAATATGCGACTGGATTCTCAGCAGCTACTGCATTCTCTAAGGCAATTTTAGAGGGTGAAGCAGGTGCATTAGAACGTTACTTAGGTTTCTTGAAATCTGGTAGCAGCCAGTATCCGATTGATACGATTAAAACTGCTGGTTTAGATATGACACAAAGTGATTATATTGATGCAGCATTAGATGTATTTGAAACACGCTTAAATGAATTTGAAGCCTTATTAAAAGAACAATAATTGTAAGCAAATATATAGGACTGTAATCAAAACATGGTTGCAGTTCTATTTTTATGTTTATCGTCATAACATGGTGAAATAAGTCAAAAATTTTAGTTATGCAATGTCTTTTTATTTTTATTGTGTGCTATAATTAATATTGTTGTAATCGTTTTATTTTGATTGAAATCACAAAATGGAGGCTGGACTGAATGAAGTATTTATTAATATTGTTATGTGTCATGCCATTGGTTAATATTGTTAACCAAACAAAGCGGGATATAGCTTTTTTTAGCGAACGCTTTTTATTAGATACAGAAACATTGTATCCTGAACCGTTTAATGACCGATTTTTGCTAAGTGAGGAAGAAATTGTTGAGCCTTATTATCAAAGTCTAGATTAAATAAGAATGTAGTTAAATTTAAAATAGATAATGATGTATCGTGTTATAAAAAAGATGCTAATTTGATTGATTAGTATCTTTTTTAGTATGTAAAAATGAGTTTAATAGTATAAATTCTGAATTTCCTTATCTCATTATAAAGCTGAAATTCAAAATGTATTGAGTTGTGCAAATTTAACGTAGTAATCTAATATATTTAACATGAAATTGTGGTATAATAATTCTTAACGAAAAGAGAAAGCTGCAAGTAGCATAACTCTTTTAAAAACAGTGGAAAAATAATTTAGAGGTGTAAAATGAGCAAAATACAAATCATCCCACTTGGTGGGGTGCGTGAATCAGGAAAAAATTTATATGCAGTTGAGGTGAACCAATCGATTTTTGTTCTTGACTGTGGATTAGTATATCCAGAGGGAGAAATGTTAGGGATTGATTATGTAATTCCAGATTTTTCTTATTTGGAAGAGAATAAAGAACGTATTGTTGGTATTTTCTTAACACATGGGCATGCTGATGCAGTGGGCGCATTACCGTATTTATTAGAAGTGGTAGATGCACCTGTTTTTGGGACAGAATTTACGATTGCGATTGCGTCCATTACAGCTAAGGCAAAAGGATTAGGTGACCGTTTAGAAAATTTCTTTAAAATTGATGAAAAAATGGAAATCGAATTTGAAGACGCACAGGTTACATTTTTTAAAACGACGCACTCGATTCCAGATTCAGTAGGGATTGTCATTCATACAGATGAGGGACAAATTGTTTATACGGGTGATTTTCGTTTTGATGCTGGTGCGACACCATTGTATCAAACCGAATTTGGTAGACTAACCGATATTGGTGAAGCAGGGGTATTAGCATTATTAAGCGACTCTGCTAATGCGGAAAGCAGTTTTGAAAATGTGAGTGATTTACGAGTATTGGATGAAATTGTTGAAACATTTTCGAATGCTGACGGCCGTGTCATCGTTGCTTGTATCGGAAGTAATATTTCACGTATCCAACAAGTAATGGATGCAGCTTACCATACGAATCGTAAAATCTTTTTCTCTGGTACTGAGTTATATGATATTGTTGATACAGCTTTAAAAATGGATAAAATCAAAATTCCTAGTCGCCGTATTTTAGGGCAAATTAAGCAGTTGAATACGACACCTGATGAAGAAGTTGTTATTTTAGAAACAGGTGATGTAGGCGAACCACTGAAAGCTGTTGAAGCAATGTGCCGTGGTCAACATCGTCAGGTAAAGATTAAAGAGGGCGATTTAGTCTATATCGCATCAACTCCGTCATTGGCATTTGAAACGACAATGGCACGCATTAAAGACCAAGTGTATCGTTGTGGTGCAACGGTTCAAGAGATTACAGACCATATTAGTACGAGTGGGCATGCTAGCCAAACGGATTTGAAATTAATGTTGAATTTCTTAAAACCAAAATATTTAATTCCAGTAAATGGTGAATATCGCATGCAAAATGCTCATGCAGTGTTGGCACGACAATTAGGTTATAAAGATGAACAATTATTGCTGCCGGCATTAGGTGATGTAATTGAATTGCATCAAGGTGTATTGCAAATTACAAAACAAGTTGAAGCCGGAGATGTGTTAGTTGACGGTATTGGTGTGGGTGATATTGGTAGTGTCGTTTTACGTGACCGCCGTATTTTGAGTGAAGAGGGAATCTTTATTGTAGTGGCAACAATTTCCCGACGCTTAGGAAGAGTTTTAGTAGGTCCACAAATTACTTCACGTGGTTTCATTTACGTTAAAGAAAATATTGAAATTTTACAAACATGTTCGACGATGACATTGGACACATTGGATAAACATTTAGCGAGCGATAATTTTGATTGGAATGAATTAAAGCAAGACATTCGTGATCAAATTGGACGCTACTTGTATCAAGAAACAAAACGTCGTCCAGTTGTATTGCCGATTATTATGGAAGCATCAAGCTATCAGATGCCAAATGAATAAATAGAATGTGAGTGTGGGTGTATGGGCTTGATGTCTACCTAAGCGAGCATAAATAAGGAGAATATATATGAACAAACGAATCGTTCGTTTATTAATGGACGGACTTATTGCGTTGGGATTAGTCGTTTTATGGCGTTTTCTCAATGTAGAACAAGGATTACGCTTGAATTATTCACTGCCTTTAATGTTAGGAATAATTCCATTGATTTGGTTAGCTCTCCGTCATGGAGGGGCATTTGCTATTCTAGTGGCAGCCGTTACTGGCTTAGTGAACGC contains:
- the pepF gene encoding oligoendopeptidase F, encoding MTVSTLKTREEMDVQYTWDLSSMFESDAEQEAELETIKALLPEVAALSGTLSQSSEHLADAIDAYLALSRKISKAYVYAHLKNDQDTANATYQELNARTLQLYSQVEEATAFFSPEINSIEEETLKAFIEGNERLQAYAQFLDNITRKRAHVLSKEAETLLAQAGEIFQGASSTFSLLNNADLVFPEIEDENGNKVQLSHSLYGKLLESSNRRVRKDTFEQFYSVYNQFKNTMASVLSNNIKVNNFNAKVRGFNSARHAALFNNNVPESVYDTLLDTVGKRLNLLHRYTALRQQLLGIDDLQMYDMYTPLLGEAPIEMTYDEAKEITMKALAPLGEEYLAIMEEAFNERWIDLYENKGKRSGAYSSGMYDTKPYILMNWQDNVNWLYTLVHELGHSAHSYLTHKYQPYVYGNYSIFLAEIASTTNENLLTAYLLDKYEDPAVRLYILNHFLDGLKGTIFRQTQFAEFEHFMYTSDAAGQPLTQQFLSDNYRELNKKYYGDAVNSDSEIALEWSRIPHFYYNYYVFQYATGFSAATAFSKAILEGEAGALERYLGFLKSGSSQYPIDTIKTAGLDMTQSDYIDAALDVFETRLNEFEALLKEQ
- a CDS encoding ribonuclease J, with amino-acid sequence MSKIQIIPLGGVRESGKNLYAVEVNQSIFVLDCGLVYPEGEMLGIDYVIPDFSYLEENKERIVGIFLTHGHADAVGALPYLLEVVDAPVFGTEFTIAIASITAKAKGLGDRLENFFKIDEKMEIEFEDAQVTFFKTTHSIPDSVGIVIHTDEGQIVYTGDFRFDAGATPLYQTEFGRLTDIGEAGVLALLSDSANAESSFENVSDLRVLDEIVETFSNADGRVIVACIGSNISRIQQVMDAAYHTNRKIFFSGTELYDIVDTALKMDKIKIPSRRILGQIKQLNTTPDEEVVILETGDVGEPLKAVEAMCRGQHRQVKIKEGDLVYIASTPSLAFETTMARIKDQVYRCGATVQEITDHISTSGHASQTDLKLMLNFLKPKYLIPVNGEYRMQNAHAVLARQLGYKDEQLLLPALGDVIELHQGVLQITKQVEAGDVLVDGIGVGDIGSVVLRDRRILSEEGIFIVVATISRRLGRVLVGPQITSRGFIYVKENIEILQTCSTMTLDTLDKHLASDNFDWNELKQDIRDQIGRYLYQETKRRPVVLPIIMEASSYQMPNE